The genomic stretch agggtgttttccttgccactgtcgccttttggctgctctgggggttcagacaTTTGGGTTCTGTAacgtgtcttgagacaatttgactgtaattggcgctatataaataaaattgaattgaattgaattgaatatttgAAAAACTGTTCAGTTTAAGCTTCAGATCTGTCCCCAGGTGATCAGTAATAGGTAAGAGAGATCAATAAACATCCTGAATGCTGCTCTGATGTATGTGAATTACAGTTTGTACTTTATACCGTATTGTTGTAAATTAAGCTGTAGTTGATCGCTGAATTtcgttttattgattttttttactgtgatacaaggcagaaagaaacagaaaatcctCAGTGGAACCAgcagatttcatttatttatttatttcgaACATGTAATTAATATTCAATGAGTGattcacaaaaacaactaaatagtcCATCATGCTTCTCATATAAAGagaatgagaggaaaaacaaaaacttcaacATGTTCGAAAGGGAGTGGGAAGAAGTTAAAACTTAGATGTTTGGCTTCTGGACTGATAAACGACCACAGTGTCTGTTtttagctaactagctaactaTTATTTCTTCAGATTTCTGCCATTCCAACATTCCAACACAGTGTATAACttgcaaaaaatgtatttatttgtggcaaaacatcacaaacaaatgGCTTTTTGCAAGTTAGGACATCTGGAGCGTTGTTGAAACATCTGGAGGAGATTTTATGACCGTGTCCGACTGACAGAAGATACAGTTTTAATCCAGCCAGAGAGCTGACTTCAGTGCAGGTTATTTAATTAACTGACTGCCTGCAGTGCTGACTACGTCCGTCTTCCCCTTCAGTCGGGAAAATGGAACACATGTCCTCAAAATGGTGGCCTGTCCCTTTAACTCTCTGTTTTTCCAAGGTAACCAGGAGCGGGGCTGGAACGACCCCCCTCAGTTCTCCTACGGCCTTCAGAAGGCCCGCGGACCACAGAGGAACCTCCTGAACAAGAGAGCAGCTCCACCCTCAGGTATCAAAACCCTGATCCACCTGCTGACAGTCACCTCACTCACTCTGACTCACACTGACTCACAATAGCTCACAATCACCACACACTGACTCACTCTGACTCACACTGACTCACAATAATCTCACACTGACTCACAATAACTTACAATCACCTCACACTGACTCACTCTGACTCACAATAATCTCACACTGACTCACAATAATCTCACACTGACTCACAGTAACTTACACTCACCTCACACTGACTCACTCTGACTCACAATAATCTCACACTGACTCACTCTGACTCACACTGACTCACAATAGCTCACAATCACCTCACACTGACTCACTCTGACTCACAATAATCTCACACTGACTCACAATAATCTCACACTGACTCACTCTGactcacactgacacactgactACTGCTACAACTATTCCTGTTTCTGTtagtattgttgttgttgttgtcgtaaTGTCAGCATGTCAGGTGCAGCTCAGTTTTCAATGCCTCCAACATCTTGTCTCTGATTGGTTCCCAGGTGCAGGAGAAATGCCTTCAGCGCCGCCCTCCTTCAACCCTCAGACCCCACCTCCATGTGGTATAGCCCCGCCCCCTCTCAACCCAGGTAAGGAGCAGAGGTGTCTTATGAGAAAACAGTCGTCATGACAACAAGCCTGACTGACAGCTGAGGTGTTTGATAACTCCTCACAGCTCTGCCTCCACCTGGTGGGATGGCCACGCCCCCTTCTCACCTGGGGCCAATGAGAAGTCAGAGCGATGTCgacagcagccaatcagaaagAGAGCCTGATGTACAGGATGTGATTTTGGTGCTGAACCGAGCACTTGCTGCCTGCAGACACTCTGTTAAAGTGAGTTTCAGTCCTCCCAGCAGCAGGGGGCGCCACTGAGACATGAACACAACGCTCCAGACTTTGTAGTACACAAGTTTGTTATACTGCAGAAAATTAACATTCCCCTGATTTAACAGAGGAATGTAAAATCAGATCCTCTGCTGCAGATGTCGGTTTTAGTTGCAGTACCACAGTAGACCACCAGGAGGAAACATTGTTCTGCTCCATGGGTTTAACTCTGAACCACCTGTCCACAGGATCAGGTGTGCAATGATGTGGCAAAGCGGCTCCGCCTTCTGGAGGACAGCTGGAGGTCAGGTAGACTCAGCCTACCTGTCAGGAGACGCATGGACGCCCTGTCTCTGGGTAACCTGTCTCACCATACACCTGTCTGGCTCATTAGACACCCGCCTACCTGCACACCTGTCTGAActctcacctgtctctctctttagACTTACAGTCGGGTCGCTGGGACTCGGCTGACGAGATCCATCGCTCTCTGATGGTTGATCATGTGACCGAGGTCAGCCAATGGATGGTTGGTGTCAAACGCCTCATTGCTGAGACCCGAAACCTGAGTCCAGAACTACTAGAACCTCTTCAAAACCCAGCAAGACCAGTCCAGGACCCAGCAGAACCAGTCCAGGACCATACAGAACCGGTCCAGGACCCGGTTTGCCAGTCCTGACTTTCAAGCAACATTCTGTCCGGTCTTAATAAACTCAGATTCTTTAATCAAAAGCAGGATCTGGTGATTTTCACATCCTGCTACTGTGGGAGTGTTGAAGGTTTGATCTCTGGACCAGGTAGGGGCGGCTGTAGGTTCCTTGAGGAGACTTCAGCAGAGATGGATCTGCTCTTTACACCTTTCAGTTATCAGCTAAACTGTACCTGGACTTTGTGGACTTTAGGTTTGAAACTCTCGACACTCTAACCTCAGACTCTCTCTAGACGGTTGACTTTGGAAAATCTGAACACTCTAGAACTTCAGATCAAACTCTGAACACTCTGGACTTTGATCTTCAGCTCCAGAGTAGACTCTCTGGTCTCAACACTTTAGACTCCAAACTTTAGATTCTGGACTGTAAACTGCAGAGATTGTTGACCGTGAACTTTCAGGCTTTGGGCTCTGGACACTGGTCTTGGAACTTTAGACTTTGCTTTGGAACACTCTAAACTCTGGAACCTTCCCTCTGGACTTTCTTTGAACAAAGACTCAACGCTCTTTGAATCCAAGATCCTCTGAAAACCTGGTTTCACTTGTCTGTCAGTAACAGTCAACCTTCAGAGAGTTTCAGAGCCTGATCGTGTGGATCCTGAAGTGGTTTGAAAACTTGTTACTGTGTGATGtggaaataaatcagttttctcTCCTTTATCTGTTGGAACCACCCGTTTTTGTCTTTGGTTCTCCAGGTTTGTTGGTTCTTGATGTTGCAGGTTTTTCCTGCTCTAGAACCATCGATCTCAGAGGTCAGTAGGTTTTCTACAAGCATTTCAACAAACACTCTTAAAGTTACTCACATTTTATTCCCAAAACAGTTCACCTGGAACTGCTTCAGAACCCTGTAGAACCAATACAGAACCCTGTAGGACAATACAGAACCATGTAGAACCAGTACAGAACCCTGTAGAACCAATACAGAGCCCTGTAGGACAATACAGAACCATGTAGAACTAATACAGAACCCTGTAGGACCAATACAGAACCCTGCAGAACCAATATAGGACCCTGTAGGACTAATATAGAAACCTGTAGAACCAATACACAAGCATGTAGGACCAATACAGAACCCTGTAAGACCAATAGAGAACCCTGTAGGACCAATTCAGAACCCTATAGTACCAGTTCAGAACCCTATAGAACCAATACGGAACCCTGTAGGACCAATACAGGACCCTGTAGGACCGGTACAGAACCGTGTAGGACCAGTTTGGGACCAAAACAGAACCCTGATATTATTGGCTGTAAATTACCTTCAGCTGTGACTCTCACATGTCTGATGGAGTTTGGAAACAACATTAAATCTTGTGTTCAGATTCAAATTTGTTCATTTCAGGCCTGAAATGAGCCTAAAAACCAAACAGCCTTAAAGCAGTGAAAGTGTCAGAAATTTAAAGCTGCTTCAGACTGAATGATCAgagaagaaccagaaccaggaaccttgttgttgttgagcagcagctgcagtgtcCAGGTGTgaccagcaggaggcagcagaggacCAATCACTGACAGCTGTACAGCCCATAATAAGGTGAGTACAGTCTGTTCATTCATTCTCTCTGTTCAGATACTCACCTGTCTCTAAACCAATCAGAGTGGAGTCCAGCGCTCATGACGGCAGTTAAGTTTCTGCTCTTTGGACTCTGGTGTAGTTTtctgttgctgcttttcttcttgTTCGATCACCAGGATGTGTTTCAGTAAACATGACATTTATTGTGGTGTTGAATCGTCATCAGTTTCTGTCTTCGCTCTTTATTTCCATTATCTGTTtgaaaacattcagtaaaatcAGCCTCATGTGTTGTTGAAttaaacatgaagacaacatgaagCATCTTGTAGCTCTGCTCATCTaccaccaacatctagacctccatgaacagcTAGAtttctatgaacatctagacctctatggacaccaaCATCttgacctctatgaacatctagacttctatgaacatcaagacctctatgaacatctagatctctgtgaacatctagacctctatgaacatctagacctctatgaacaccaacatctagacctacAACTGCTACCACCAGGAATCAGGCCTCATCTTGGCTGAGGATTTCAACAGTGCCAACCTGAGGAAGGTGATGCTGGAACTTCACCACCAGAGGAGACAGAACTTTGGACCACTGTTATTGTCCCTTCAGAGACGACCCTAACCCCCAATGGGCAGGTCAGACCACGCCTCCATCCTTCTCCTGCCCAGGTACAAGCAGCGGCTGAAGAGAACAGCTCCGGTGGAGAGAGAAGTGACATGctggtctgaccaatcagaggccGCCCTCCAGGACACCTTGGAGACAGCGGACTGGGAAGTGTTCCAGCTCTGGTGATGACGTCAGCACGTTTACGAAGACGGTTGTGGGATTTATTGGGAAACTAGTGGAGGACACTATTCCCAAAAGAACCATCAGAGAGTTTCCCAACCAGAAGATAAACAAAGGCATCTGTTTTAGATGCTCTGAAGTCCTGCACCACCGCCTACAACACGGGACTCACCACCGGAGACATGGGACCTTACCAGGCCCGAGACATGGGACCTTACCGGGCCGGAGACATGGGACCTTACTGGGATGGAGACATGGGACCTTACCGGGCCGGAGACATGGGACCTTACCGATCCGGAGGCATGGGACCTTACCGGGCCAGAGACATGGAACCTTACTG from Amphiprion ocellaris isolate individual 3 ecotype Okinawa chromosome 14, ASM2253959v1, whole genome shotgun sequence encodes the following:
- the sra1 gene encoding steroid receptor RNA activator 1 yields the protein MEDRYTKPGNQERGWNDPPQFSYGLQKARGPQRNLLNKRAAPPSGAGEMPSAPPSFNPQTPPPCGIAPPPLNPALPPPGGMATPPSHLGPMRSQSDVDSSQSEREPDVQDVILVLNRALAACRHSVKDQVCNDVAKRLRLLEDSWRSGRLSLPVRRRMDALSLDLQSGRWDSADEIHRSLMVDHVTEVSQWMVGVKRLIAETRNLSPELLEPLQNPARPVQDPAEPVQDHTEPVQDPVCQS